Proteins co-encoded in one Prunus persica cultivar Lovell chromosome G6, Prunus_persica_NCBIv2, whole genome shotgun sequence genomic window:
- the LOC18772979 gene encoding uncharacterized protein LOC18772979 isoform X4, with translation MDDMAAYYPPPPPPPGSVHYPYYQQPPPPQPPPSVAPPLQHHLVQPYFPQHPPPFSSYAPALVPQPSHDEVRTLFVAGLPEDVKPREIYNLFREFPGYESSHLRTPTEKSQPFAFAVFLDQQSAIGAMHALNGMVFDLEKGSTLYIDLAKSNSRSKRSRTDDERSGSDKKARGSSYSRGAPDSAGVGSIHMPGMGNSAYNIIGYPSAPSHGNFNGIPVHETIAGNVNNSAAQHFPQNNTPCPTIFVANLGPTCTEQELIQVFSRCPGFIKLKMQSTYGAPVAFVDFQCTGEASSYRYNFQSPDPNASRAALQF, from the exons ATGGACGACATGGCTGCCTATTACCCGCCACCGCCTCCACCACCAGGCTCCGTCCACTACCCATACTACCAACAACCGCCACCACCGCAACCGCCTCCGTCGGTGGCGCCACCGTTACAGCACCACCTGGTTCAGCCCTACTTCCCTCAACACCCACCGCCTTTCTCTTCCTACGCGCCCGCTCTCGTCCCCCAACCCTCACACGACGAGGTCCGGACCCTATTTGTCGCGGGTCTTCCCGAAGATGTCAAGCCCCGAGAAATCTACAACCTCTTTCGCGAGTTTCCGGGTTACGAGTCCTCCCACCTCCGGACCCCAACCGAGAAGTCTCAG CCTTTTGCTTTTGCGGTGTTCTTGGATCAGCAGTCTGCGATCGGGGCAATGCATGCTCTGAAT GGGATGGTGTTTGATCTTGAGAAAGGGTCAACATTATATATTGATCTAGCAAAATCTAATTCTAGGTCAAAACGCTCAAGAACAG ATGATGAAAGATCTGGCTCAGATAAGAAAGCTAGAGGTTCATCGTATTCAAGGGGCGCTCCTGATTCTG CAGGTGTTGGCAGCATTCACATGCCTGGAATGGGTAATTCTGCTTACAACATCATTGGTTATCCATCTGCACCAAG TCATGGAAACTTCAATGGCATACCTGTACATGAGACAATTGCCGGAAACGTG AATAATTCTGCAGCACAACattttccacaaaataatACTCCATGCCCAACTATTTTCGTGGCTAACTTGGGGCCAACTTGTACGGAGCAAGAGCTGATTCAAGTATTTTCAAG GTGCCCTGGGTTCATAAAATTGAAGATGCAGAGCACATATGGAGCTCCAGTTGCATTTGTTGATTTTCAG TGTACAGGAGAAGCCTCTAGTTATCGGTATAATTTCCAATCTCCTGATCCGAACGCCTCTAGAGCTGCTTTGCAATTCTAA
- the LOC18772979 gene encoding U1 small nuclear ribonucleoprotein A isoform X3 encodes MDDMAAYYPPPPPPPGSVHYPYYQQPPPPQPPPSVAPPLQHHLVQPYFPQHPPPFSSYAPALVPQPSHDEVRTLFVAGLPEDVKPREIYNLFREFPGYESSHLRTPTEKSQPFAFAVFLDQQSAIGAMHALNGMVFDLEKGSTLYIDLAKSNSRSKRSRTDDERSGSDKKARGSSYSRGAPDSAGVGSIHMPGMGNSAYNIIGYPSAPSHGNFNGIPVHETIAGNNNSAAQHFPQNNTPCPTIFVANLGPTCTEQELIQVFSRCPGFIKLKMQSTYGAPVAFVDFQDTACSTGALSHLQGTILYSSTTGEGMRLEYAKSRMGMRKKPK; translated from the exons ATGGACGACATGGCTGCCTATTACCCGCCACCGCCTCCACCACCAGGCTCCGTCCACTACCCATACTACCAACAACCGCCACCACCGCAACCGCCTCCGTCGGTGGCGCCACCGTTACAGCACCACCTGGTTCAGCCCTACTTCCCTCAACACCCACCGCCTTTCTCTTCCTACGCGCCCGCTCTCGTCCCCCAACCCTCACACGACGAGGTCCGGACCCTATTTGTCGCGGGTCTTCCCGAAGATGTCAAGCCCCGAGAAATCTACAACCTCTTTCGCGAGTTTCCGGGTTACGAGTCCTCCCACCTCCGGACCCCAACCGAGAAGTCTCAG CCTTTTGCTTTTGCGGTGTTCTTGGATCAGCAGTCTGCGATCGGGGCAATGCATGCTCTGAAT GGGATGGTGTTTGATCTTGAGAAAGGGTCAACATTATATATTGATCTAGCAAAATCTAATTCTAGGTCAAAACGCTCAAGAACAG ATGATGAAAGATCTGGCTCAGATAAGAAAGCTAGAGGTTCATCGTATTCAAGGGGCGCTCCTGATTCTG CAGGTGTTGGCAGCATTCACATGCCTGGAATGGGTAATTCTGCTTACAACATCATTGGTTATCCATCTGCACCAAG TCATGGAAACTTCAATGGCATACCTGTACATGAGACAATTGCCGGAAAC AATAATTCTGCAGCACAACattttccacaaaataatACTCCATGCCCAACTATTTTCGTGGCTAACTTGGGGCCAACTTGTACGGAGCAAGAGCTGATTCAAGTATTTTCAAG GTGCCCTGGGTTCATAAAATTGAAGATGCAGAGCACATATGGAGCTCCAGTTGCATTTGTTGATTTTCAG GATACTGCCTGCTCAACTGGAGCGCTGAGTCATCTGCAAGGCACAATTCTCTACTCGTCAACAACGGGCGAAGGCATGAGATTGGA GTATGCCAAATCACGAATGGGAATGCGGAAGAAGCCAAAGTAa
- the LOC18772979 gene encoding U1 small nuclear ribonucleoprotein A isoform X2, with product MDDMAAYYPPPPPPPGSVHYPYYQQPPPPQPPPSVAPPLQHHLVQPYFPQHPPPFSSYAPALVPQPSHDEVRTLFVAGLPEDVKPREIYNLFREFPGYESSHLRTPTEKSQPFAFAVFLDQQSAIGAMHALNGMVFDLEKGSTLYIDLAKSNSRSKRSRTDDERSGSDKKARGSSYSRGAPDSGVGSIHMPGMGNSAYNIIGYPSAPSHGNFNGIPVHETIAGNVNNSAAQHFPQNNTPCPTIFVANLGPTCTEQELIQVFSRCPGFIKLKMQSTYGAPVAFVDFQDTACSTGALSHLQGTILYSSTTGEGMRLEYAKSRMGMRKKPK from the exons ATGGACGACATGGCTGCCTATTACCCGCCACCGCCTCCACCACCAGGCTCCGTCCACTACCCATACTACCAACAACCGCCACCACCGCAACCGCCTCCGTCGGTGGCGCCACCGTTACAGCACCACCTGGTTCAGCCCTACTTCCCTCAACACCCACCGCCTTTCTCTTCCTACGCGCCCGCTCTCGTCCCCCAACCCTCACACGACGAGGTCCGGACCCTATTTGTCGCGGGTCTTCCCGAAGATGTCAAGCCCCGAGAAATCTACAACCTCTTTCGCGAGTTTCCGGGTTACGAGTCCTCCCACCTCCGGACCCCAACCGAGAAGTCTCAG CCTTTTGCTTTTGCGGTGTTCTTGGATCAGCAGTCTGCGATCGGGGCAATGCATGCTCTGAAT GGGATGGTGTTTGATCTTGAGAAAGGGTCAACATTATATATTGATCTAGCAAAATCTAATTCTAGGTCAAAACGCTCAAGAACAG ATGATGAAAGATCTGGCTCAGATAAGAAAGCTAGAGGTTCATCGTATTCAAGGGGCGCTCCTGATTCTG GTGTTGGCAGCATTCACATGCCTGGAATGGGTAATTCTGCTTACAACATCATTGGTTATCCATCTGCACCAAG TCATGGAAACTTCAATGGCATACCTGTACATGAGACAATTGCCGGAAACGTG AATAATTCTGCAGCACAACattttccacaaaataatACTCCATGCCCAACTATTTTCGTGGCTAACTTGGGGCCAACTTGTACGGAGCAAGAGCTGATTCAAGTATTTTCAAG GTGCCCTGGGTTCATAAAATTGAAGATGCAGAGCACATATGGAGCTCCAGTTGCATTTGTTGATTTTCAG GATACTGCCTGCTCAACTGGAGCGCTGAGTCATCTGCAAGGCACAATTCTCTACTCGTCAACAACGGGCGAAGGCATGAGATTGGA GTATGCCAAATCACGAATGGGAATGCGGAAGAAGCCAAAGTAa
- the LOC18772979 gene encoding U1 small nuclear ribonucleoprotein A isoform X1 gives MDDMAAYYPPPPPPPGSVHYPYYQQPPPPQPPPSVAPPLQHHLVQPYFPQHPPPFSSYAPALVPQPSHDEVRTLFVAGLPEDVKPREIYNLFREFPGYESSHLRTPTEKSQPFAFAVFLDQQSAIGAMHALNGMVFDLEKGSTLYIDLAKSNSRSKRSRTDDERSGSDKKARGSSYSRGAPDSAGVGSIHMPGMGNSAYNIIGYPSAPSHGNFNGIPVHETIAGNVNNSAAQHFPQNNTPCPTIFVANLGPTCTEQELIQVFSRCPGFIKLKMQSTYGAPVAFVDFQDTACSTGALSHLQGTILYSSTTGEGMRLEYAKSRMGMRKKPK, from the exons ATGGACGACATGGCTGCCTATTACCCGCCACCGCCTCCACCACCAGGCTCCGTCCACTACCCATACTACCAACAACCGCCACCACCGCAACCGCCTCCGTCGGTGGCGCCACCGTTACAGCACCACCTGGTTCAGCCCTACTTCCCTCAACACCCACCGCCTTTCTCTTCCTACGCGCCCGCTCTCGTCCCCCAACCCTCACACGACGAGGTCCGGACCCTATTTGTCGCGGGTCTTCCCGAAGATGTCAAGCCCCGAGAAATCTACAACCTCTTTCGCGAGTTTCCGGGTTACGAGTCCTCCCACCTCCGGACCCCAACCGAGAAGTCTCAG CCTTTTGCTTTTGCGGTGTTCTTGGATCAGCAGTCTGCGATCGGGGCAATGCATGCTCTGAAT GGGATGGTGTTTGATCTTGAGAAAGGGTCAACATTATATATTGATCTAGCAAAATCTAATTCTAGGTCAAAACGCTCAAGAACAG ATGATGAAAGATCTGGCTCAGATAAGAAAGCTAGAGGTTCATCGTATTCAAGGGGCGCTCCTGATTCTG CAGGTGTTGGCAGCATTCACATGCCTGGAATGGGTAATTCTGCTTACAACATCATTGGTTATCCATCTGCACCAAG TCATGGAAACTTCAATGGCATACCTGTACATGAGACAATTGCCGGAAACGTG AATAATTCTGCAGCACAACattttccacaaaataatACTCCATGCCCAACTATTTTCGTGGCTAACTTGGGGCCAACTTGTACGGAGCAAGAGCTGATTCAAGTATTTTCAAG GTGCCCTGGGTTCATAAAATTGAAGATGCAGAGCACATATGGAGCTCCAGTTGCATTTGTTGATTTTCAG GATACTGCCTGCTCAACTGGAGCGCTGAGTCATCTGCAAGGCACAATTCTCTACTCGTCAACAACGGGCGAAGGCATGAGATTGGA GTATGCCAAATCACGAATGGGAATGCGGAAGAAGCCAAAGTAa